A DNA window from Paenibacillus sp. HWE-109 contains the following coding sequences:
- a CDS encoding dicarboxylate/amino acid:cation symporter yields the protein MKNNLVTAFQSNWVSLVVSLIIIGGLVFLARKRVSFGNRVFIALGLGLVAGIVFNQTHLEFKSVSTIGTIYVNLIKMLVMPLVLILVINSISSLSSLGQLRKLGLKTIGWFLLTTGIAALIGLLVALAFDPGNGIAQAVPKDFKAREIPTFSQVILDLVPSNPINDMATGKVVPVLIFAIFVAVAIVHVGSKKPETVAPIKAFITSATAVIHQVVKYVIRLTPYGVYALIAAMAAKYGLDTLAPLAKIILTSYVALIIHFVLIFGGLVLLVAKVNPIKFFRKAYPTIAVAFTTRSSYATLPVNLEVITKRLRVSPRIASFVAPLGATMNFNGCGGVWPAVVAIFVAKVYNLPLSVSEYALLILVSVISSIGVAGVPGPAAISTTVVLTALGLPLEGMGLVLGVEALIDMGRTAVNATGTTVTALLVAESEGEFDRAAFDRDEEDDLELATA from the coding sequence GTGAAAAACAACCTAGTGACAGCATTTCAATCTAACTGGGTCAGCTTAGTTGTATCATTGATTATTATTGGGGGTCTCGTCTTTCTGGCGAGAAAAAGAGTTAGCTTCGGCAACCGCGTATTCATCGCGTTAGGTCTTGGCTTAGTGGCCGGTATTGTGTTCAACCAAACACATTTGGAGTTCAAAAGTGTAAGCACGATCGGAACGATTTATGTCAATTTGATCAAAATGCTGGTTATGCCTCTAGTCCTCATTCTTGTTATTAATAGTATTTCATCGCTCTCAAGTCTGGGTCAGCTTCGCAAGTTGGGACTCAAAACGATTGGTTGGTTCTTGCTCACAACAGGGATTGCTGCATTAATCGGGCTGTTGGTTGCTCTGGCATTTGACCCGGGTAACGGCATTGCCCAAGCTGTACCGAAAGATTTCAAAGCAAGAGAAATTCCTACGTTCTCACAGGTTATTCTCGATCTGGTACCATCCAATCCGATTAACGATATGGCAACGGGGAAAGTTGTTCCAGTTCTGATTTTCGCGATTTTCGTGGCAGTGGCTATCGTGCACGTAGGGTCCAAAAAGCCAGAAACGGTAGCGCCTATCAAAGCGTTTATCACATCAGCTACGGCTGTTATTCACCAAGTAGTTAAGTATGTAATCCGTCTAACGCCTTATGGTGTTTATGCTTTAATCGCGGCTATGGCGGCTAAATATGGTTTGGATACACTTGCTCCTCTGGCTAAAATCATTCTTACGTCGTACGTAGCCTTGATCATTCACTTCGTGTTGATCTTCGGCGGGTTGGTTCTTCTCGTGGCCAAAGTTAATCCAATCAAGTTCTTCAGAAAGGCATATCCGACAATCGCAGTTGCCTTTACAACGCGCAGCAGTTATGCAACATTGCCTGTGAACTTGGAAGTCATCACGAAGCGTCTGCGCGTATCACCGCGTATTGCAAGCTTCGTTGCCCCGCTTGGCGCAACGATGAACTTCAATGGCTGTGGCGGTGTGTGGCCGGCAGTTGTAGCGATATTCGTCGCGAAGGTTTACAATTTGCCGCTTAGCGTGTCTGAATATGCTTTGCTTATTCTAGTAAGCGTGATTTCTTCCATCGGTGTGGCCGGTGTACCAGGTCCTGCTGCAATCTCGACGACTGTCGTGCTTACAGCATTAGGCTTGCCGCTGGAAGGTATGGGTCTTGTGCTTGGCGTTGAGGCGCTGATCGACATGGGGCGTACAGCTGTTAACGCAACAGGAACAACCGTAACGGCTCTGCTTGTGGCAGAATCCGAAGGTGAATTTGATCGCGCCGCTTTTGACCGCGACGAGGAAGATGATCTTGAGCTGGCTACAGCTTAA
- a CDS encoding NAD(P)/FAD-dependent oxidoreductase produces MIYDVTVIGGGSAGLMASIAASRGGAKVLLLDKGDKLGRKLGISGGGRCNVTNNKDMDELIKHIPGNGRFLYSAFTHFGNKDIIDFFENLGIRLKEEDNGRMFPVSDKAKTVVDALIGQVRKQGVEIRTNSPVKKVLYQDGSVQGVLLQSGETMHSRAVIIASGGCSVPHTGSTGDGYAWAEAGGHTITPLFPTEVPLTSKEAFIRSRELQGLSLRDVSLSVWNAKGKAVISHRGDMLFTHFGLSGPIALRCSQFVVKELNKSERKEVLLTVDLFPDQSTDDVYNHSMALAKADAKKAIKNVLKSLLSERLIPILLDKSGLDEQLTYDNIPKQKWLELCKLMKAFPVIIKGTLSLEEAFVTGGGVQLKEIDPSTMQSKLVNGLYFCGEILDIHGYTGGYNITAAFSTGFMAGKHAADF; encoded by the coding sequence ATGATTTATGATGTAACCGTAATCGGCGGAGGTTCCGCAGGATTGATGGCCAGTATCGCAGCCAGTCGCGGGGGCGCCAAGGTTCTGCTTTTGGATAAAGGGGATAAACTCGGGCGTAAGCTGGGGATTTCCGGTGGTGGCCGATGCAATGTCACGAATAATAAAGACATGGATGAACTAATCAAGCATATTCCGGGCAACGGCCGCTTTCTATATAGTGCTTTCACCCATTTCGGGAATAAGGACATTATTGATTTCTTTGAAAATCTTGGCATACGCCTGAAGGAAGAGGACAACGGCCGAATGTTTCCCGTGAGCGACAAGGCCAAGACTGTTGTCGACGCGCTCATCGGCCAAGTGCGCAAGCAAGGCGTCGAGATCCGGACGAACAGTCCGGTCAAAAAGGTCCTGTACCAGGATGGCAGCGTCCAAGGCGTCCTGCTTCAGTCCGGCGAAACGATGCACAGCCGCGCTGTCATCATCGCATCCGGCGGATGCTCGGTTCCGCACACCGGCTCCACGGGAGACGGTTACGCCTGGGCCGAGGCTGGTGGGCACACCATCACGCCGCTGTTCCCGACCGAGGTGCCGTTAACCTCGAAGGAAGCCTTTATCCGCAGCCGTGAGCTGCAGGGGCTGTCGCTGCGGGATGTGAGCCTATCCGTGTGGAACGCCAAAGGCAAGGCGGTAATTTCCCATCGGGGGGACATGCTGTTCACCCACTTCGGCCTGTCCGGTCCTATTGCGCTGCGCTGCAGCCAGTTCGTCGTCAAAGAGCTTAACAAATCGGAGCGCAAAGAAGTCCTCCTTACCGTGGATCTCTTTCCGGATCAAAGCACGGACGACGTGTATAACCACAGCATGGCTCTTGCCAAGGCCGATGCCAAAAAGGCCATCAAGAATGTACTCAAAAGCCTTCTGTCCGAGCGTCTAATCCCGATTCTGCTGGATAAATCCGGCCTCGACGAGCAATTGACCTATGACAATATCCCTAAGCAAAAATGGCTGGAGCTCTGCAAGCTCATGAAAGCTTTCCCTGTCATCATCAAAGGGACACTTTCGTTGGAAGAAGCTTTCGTCACAGGCGGCGGCGTCCAACTGAAAGAAATCGATCCGAGCACCATGCAATCCAAGCTCGTGAACGGGCTGTATTTCTGCGGTGAGATATTAGATATCCATGGATATACAGGAGGATATAATATTACCGCAGCTTTCTCGACTGGGTTTATGGCTGGTAAACATGCTGCTGATTTCTAG
- a CDS encoding response regulator transcription factor, with protein sequence MARILIMDDEGTARHSLRYSLQREGFEVVCTDETQQIPLLIEQLQTELIILDVTAAQMGGWQIARQLRQDADLPMLLIGPGGDYTDAVKGFQLGADDYMAKPFHPEELVMRVRSLLKRNRVAACTKIHIGEFMIDRTMHEVQVQGQSLFLPLKEFQLLFTLASYPNHILTRSQLIEQVWGVNYEGGERTVDVHIKRLRSKLASFSQAIQFTTVRGLGYRFEIKTTRH encoded by the coding sequence ATGGCTCGCATTCTCATCATGGACGACGAAGGTACCGCTCGACATTCTCTCCGATACAGCCTGCAGCGCGAAGGATTTGAAGTTGTTTGTACGGATGAAACACAGCAAATTCCACTACTTATTGAACAATTACAGACAGAACTAATTATTCTGGATGTGACGGCTGCGCAAATGGGAGGCTGGCAGATCGCGCGTCAGCTGCGGCAAGATGCTGATCTGCCAATGCTGCTCATCGGCCCTGGCGGCGATTATACCGACGCCGTGAAGGGATTTCAGCTGGGCGCTGACGATTATATGGCCAAGCCCTTTCATCCAGAGGAGTTGGTGATGCGGGTGAGATCGCTGCTGAAGCGGAATCGTGTGGCGGCATGCACCAAAATACACATCGGCGAGTTCATGATTGACAGAACGATGCATGAAGTTCAAGTCCAGGGGCAAAGCCTCTTTCTTCCACTTAAGGAATTTCAATTGCTGTTTACATTAGCCAGTTATCCCAATCATATTCTGACAAGAAGCCAATTAATTGAGCAGGTGTGGGGGGTCAATTATGAGGGAGGCGAGCGAACCGTTGATGTGCATATCAAAAGATTGCGCAGCAAACTTGCGTCTTTCTCGCAGGCCATCCAGTTCACAACCGTGCGGGGGTTGGGCTATCGGTTCGAAATAAAAACGACTCGACATTAG
- a CDS encoding FAD:protein FMN transferase encodes MEPIAPSFHSFQFQAIESNVELLLSCEEKDYAPIKKLATDWFHQMEKRFSRILADSEISLLNTLAGENCMVSNTMLEVLFLAEMYQAVTDGNYNPLLPNETNEALAASTAALEWEVDPSLKSIKLPVHSNIDLRGIDRSWSIKRLAEYIRRHMSLQQGLILAGGDMTVWGRNEQKLDPWIIGIQNPWQANAKLGAVAMPEGSLSTYNQFEDHQAAPSASDVVQCTVAGQDLVECQVWARLLCRLGVAEGLALMAKRTSVCEAVVVSANQELHYFGKEISLHRRWLDMQIDHFHFHDLVS; translated from the coding sequence ATGGAGCCTATTGCACCATCCTTTCATTCCTTTCAATTTCAAGCCATTGAATCCAATGTGGAACTTCTGCTCAGCTGCGAGGAGAAAGACTATGCCCCTATCAAGAAGCTGGCCACTGACTGGTTTCACCAAATGGAGAAACGTTTCAGTCGCATACTCGCTGATAGTGAAATCAGCCTATTAAATACCTTGGCCGGCGAGAACTGTATGGTCTCCAACACGATGCTAGAGGTACTCTTCCTTGCTGAAATGTATCAAGCCGTCACGGATGGCAACTATAATCCACTCCTGCCTAATGAAACGAATGAAGCCCTGGCTGCATCAACTGCCGCGTTGGAATGGGAAGTCGATCCGTCTTTGAAATCCATTAAACTGCCTGTACACTCCAACATTGACTTGCGTGGTATTGATAGAAGCTGGTCCATCAAACGGTTAGCCGAATATATCCGCAGGCATATGTCCCTGCAGCAAGGCCTGATCTTGGCTGGCGGCGACATGACCGTATGGGGACGCAACGAACAGAAGCTGGACCCGTGGATCATTGGCATCCAAAACCCTTGGCAGGCGAATGCCAAGCTGGGTGCTGTAGCCATGCCGGAAGGCTCCCTGTCTACTTACAACCAGTTTGAAGACCACCAGGCAGCCCCTTCCGCAAGTGACGTCGTGCAGTGCACCGTTGCAGGCCAGGATCTTGTGGAGTGCCAAGTATGGGCACGGCTGCTTTGCAGGCTTGGGGTAGCCGAAGGCCTAGCGCTCATGGCTAAGCGCACTTCGGTTTGCGAAGCTGTTGTGGTTTCTGCGAATCAAGAGCTGCACTATTTTGGAAAGGAAATCTCGCTCCATCGCAGGTGGCTGGATATGCAAATTGACCATTTTCATTTCCACGACTTAGTCTCTTGA